A single genomic interval of Sceloporus undulatus isolate JIND9_A2432 ecotype Alabama chromosome 2, SceUnd_v1.1, whole genome shotgun sequence harbors:
- the FRMD3 gene encoding FERM domain-containing protein 3 isoform X3: MCFRVKFYPHEPLKIKEELTRYLLYLQIKRDIFHGRLLCAFSDAAYLGACIVQAEFGDYDPDDHVDNYVSDFRIFPKQSPKLERKIAEIHRNEFRGLSPAVAEFNLLLKAHSLETYGVDPHPCKDSTGTTTFLGFTATGFVVFQGNKRIHLLKWSDVCKLKFEGKTFYVIAIQKEKKAMLSFHTSTPAACKHLWKCGVENQAFYKYAKSSQIKTVSSSKIFFKGSRFRYSGKVAKEVVEASSKIQREPPEVHRTNIIQSRSSHSLNKQLIINMEPLQPLHPSSNDQDEVVSDEGEDPVLSSHLVQHDPIPVFLPGSLAAWESGSFSAPRDSPSRVRFPRSLGIQLPKEDDVSIPMISNSPAKEADDSSDLSVEEEEKIKEEPLTISELVYNPSTSLLPTPVNDEEIDLLFQSSPRAENAKDDTDSFEELEADENAFLVAEEEELKEARKALRWSYDFLMGNMKINAAVKSFSRLLIVGLGILLIFFPLLLVLLESDLDISFLHEIRQTPEFQQFHIEYYCPFRRWVACKIDFVGHLLGSS, encoded by the exons GTACCTTTTATATCTACAAATCAAAAGAGATATTTTCCATGGCCGTTTGCTGTGTGCATTTTCTGATGCTGCTTACCTGGGGGCATGCATTGTCCAAG CTGAGTTTGGCGACTATGATCCTGATGACCACGTGGACAATTATGTCAGTGATTTTAGGATTTTCCCCAAACAATCACcaaaactggaaagaaaaatagCTGAAATACATAGAAATGAATTCAG GGGTTTGAGTCCAGCTGTTGCAgagtttaatttattattaaaagcaCATTCTTTAGAAACCTACGGTGTTGATCCACATCCTTGCAAG GATTCCACAGGGACCACAACATTTTTAGGATTCACAGCCACAGGTTTTGTAGTTTTCCAGGGAAATAAAAGAATTCATTTACTAAAATG GTCTGATGTCTGTAAATTAAAGTTTGAAGGGAAGACATTCTATGTGATTGCAATTCAGAAAGAG AAAAAGGCTATGTTGTCATTCCATACCTCTACACCAGCAGCCTGCAAGCACCTTTGGAAGTGTGGAGTGGAGAATCAGGCATTTTACAA GTATGCAAAATCAAGCCAAATCAAGACTGTGTCCagtagcaaaatattttttaaaggcagCAGGTTTCGATACAG TGGAAAAGTTGCCAAAGAAGTTGTTGAAGCAAGTTCTAAAATCCAAAGGGAGCCTCCGGAAGTGCACAG aaCCAACATTATTCAGAGTCGCAGCTCTCACTCCTTGAACAAGCAGCTCATAATTAATATGGAGCCTCTGCAGCCACTACATCCATCATCAAATGACCAGGATGAGGTTGTCTCTGATGAAG GGGAAGATCCTGTCCTCAGTTCCCACCTGGTCCAGCATGACCCCATCCCTGTGTTCCTTCCTGGAAGCCTGGCAGCTTGGGAATCTGGCTCCTTCTCTGCACCACGTGATTCTCCCTCCCGTGTTCGTTTCCCCAGGTCTCTCG GTATCCAGCTGCCGAAAGAAGATGATGTTTCAATACCTATGATATCCAATTCTCCTGCTAAGGAAGCAGATGACAGTTCAGATCTTTCAgttgaagaggaagagaaaatcaaGGAAGAGCCTTTAACAATCTCAGAATTGGTATATAATCCCAGTACCAGCTTGCTTCCCACTCCTGTTAATGATGAGGAGATTGACCTGCTCTTTCAGTCCTCTCCAAGGGCAGAAAATGCGAAAGATGACACTGATTCATTTGAAGAACTGGAGGCAGATGAAAATGCATTTTTGGTTGCCGAAGAAGAAGAACTGAAAGAAGCTCGGAAAGCACTTAGATGGAGCTATGACTTTTTGATGGGCAATATGAAGATAAATGCTGCTGTGAAGAGCTTTTCCAGACTTCTTATTGTTGGGCTTGGAATcctgctgatttttttccctcttcttcttgtgCTCCTGGAGTCAGACCTTGATATCTCCTTCCTCCATGAAATCCGTCAGACACCTGAATTTCAGCAGTTTCATATTGAATATTACTGCCCTTTTAGACGGTGGGTGGCCTGCAAAATAGACTTTGTCGGCCACTTGCTTGGCAGCTCTTAA